A window of Variovorax paradoxus genomic DNA:
GAAGAACACCTGGATCACCATCAGCGCGCGCGCCACCTCCTCCGCCCAGTCGAAGGGGTCGTGCAGGAAATAGCGGAACACGACCGAGACGAACACCACCACCACGTCGACCGCCAGCACCGCGCCGGCCACGTATTCGGTCATGCGCATCAGCCAGGCCAGCCAGCGGCCGGCGGCGTGGGTGGCGTCGAAGCCCAGGGCGGGCTGCACGGGGTGCACGGGTTGCATCGGCAACGAAATGCTCGACATGACCGCTCAGGCCCGCGTGGCGTTGATGGACGCGAACAGCGGCCCGGTCTCCGGGTACTGTTTGGCAAAGCCGGCCCAGAGCTTCGTCTCCATTTCCTTGCGGACCTGGTCGCGCTCGCTCTTCGCCATCGGCGTGAAAGTGATGCCGGTCTTCTTCAGGTCGTCGATGGCCTGCTGGCTGCGCTCGTTGCCGATCTGCCGCTGCTGCAGCGTGGAGTCGGCCGCGGCCTTGAGGAAGGCCGGGCGCAGCGCGGCGGGCACGCGGTCCATCGCGCGCTTGCCGGCCACGCAGACCATCGGGCTGAACAGGTGCTCGGTCATCCAGCAGTGCTTGACCACCTCGTTGAGCTTGTTGGCCAGCACCGTGCCCGCGTCGTGCTCGAAGCCGTCGACCACGCCTGTCTGCGCCGCCATGTAGAGCTCGCCGAAGGAAATGGGCGTGGGGATCGCGCCCATGATCTTGAAAGTCTCGATGAACGCCGGCGTGGGCAGCACCCGCAGCTTGACGTTCCTGATGTCCGCCAGCGACTTGACTGGCTGCTTGGTGTACACGTTGCGCGCGCCGTAGTGCGCACCCCAGGTGATGATCTGGCAACCGGTGCTCCTGGCGAGCATGTCGTTGAGCTTGGCGCCCACGCCCGCGTCGATGGCGCGCGCCACGTGGTCGTAGCTGTCGAACAGGTAGCCCAGGTCGAGCATGCCGAGCTGCGGCGTCACGGTGGCCCAGATCGACGAGCCGGTGAGCATCATGTCGATGGAGCCCACCTTCACCTGTTGCACCCGAGTTCGACACCAAACCGCCGTTTTCCGATGTTTTCGCGGACCGGTGCCATATGAATCAAGCACTTAGCTGAGGCGTTTTGATTTTTATGTAGTGGCAATGTTTTATTGCTGATGTGTTGGCAATTGCCCGTATTTTTTTGCTACACTTCTTCTATGTTCATCAAGCTCACCCGCTCAGGCGGCCACACCTACGCCCAGTTGGTGGAGTCCTTCCGAGACGAACACGGCAAACCCCGCCAGCGCACGCTGGCCACCATCGGGCGGGTGGACGAAACAGATGGACAAGTCGACTCACTGCTGGGCGGTCTGCTTCGCGCCAAGGGTCGCTCACTGAGTGAGACATCCGTTCCCCAGGTGCGTTTTGAATCCGCACTGGCCCTGGGCGATGTCTGGGCGCTGGATCAACTCTGGCACGAGTTGGGTTTCGATGGCTTGGCTGCTGTCTTTCGCCGCGCACGCTTTACCAACCCCATCGAGCATGCCCTGCGGGTGATGGTCTTTAACCGGCTGTGCGACCCCGACTCCAAGCTCGGGGTGCTGCGCTGGCTGCAAACCGTCAGCATGCCGGGTATCGATGCAGAGGCACTCACCCACCAGCAACTGCTGCGCAGCATGGATGCGCTCATGGACCACCAGGACGCGGTGGATGAATGCGTGGCGGGCCTTTTGCGCCCGCTGATTGATGAGGATCTGTCGGTGGTGTTCTACGACCTGACCACCATCCGCGCCCAAGGACTGAGCCAGCAAGAGGGTGACGTGCGCCGCTATGGGATGTCCAAGGAAGGCATGGTGGTGCGCCAATTCATGCTCGGCGTGGTGCAAACAGCCGACGGCATGCCTATCTATCACGAGGTGTTTGCGGGCAACACAGCCGAGGCACCGACGTTGGAGCCGACCTTGAAGAAGGTGATGGCGCGTTACCCGCACATCCGCCGCCTGGTGGTGGTGGCTGACCGTGGGCTGCTTTCGCTGGACAACATAGAGGCCTTGTCCGAGTTGCGCTTGTCGGGTGGGGCCAGCGGATCAACCGATCAAGCGCTGGAGTTCATCCTGGCAGTGCCGGGGCGGCGCTATGGCGAGTTCGCAGACATACTGGAGCCGATCAACGCCCGAGCCCGAGCCCGCGCATCAGAGCAAGAAACGACAGAAGAGACTATCGATGAGGCGCAATGGCAGGGTCTTCGTCTGGTGGCGGCCCATAACCCGCAGCAGGCGGCCGAGCAGACTGCCAGTCGTCAGGCGCGCATTGACCAATTGCGCCAGCGCGCCGACCAGCTGGTGGGCAAGCTCGATTCGCAAGATGCAGGCAAGGCACACCGGGGTAGAAAGCTGTCTGATGCGGGTGTGACGGCACGCTTCTTCCATGAGGTGAGCGAGGCGCACCTCAAGCGCATCATCAAGGTCGATTTGCATGCCGATCTGTTCACGTATGACATCGACCAGGCAGCTCTGGCCCGCGCCCAGGCGATGGATGGCAAGCTGCTGCTGGTGACCAACGTGGCGGACTTGACACCCAAAGAGGTGGTGCAGCGCTACAAGGCACTGGCAGACATCGAACGGGGATTTCGGGTGCTGAAGTCGGAGATCGAGATTGCGCCGGTGTTCCACCGCCTGCCCGAGCGCATCAAGGCGCATGCGAGCATTTGCATGCTGGCCCTGATCCTGTACCGCGTGATGCGCCAGCGCCTGAAGATGAGTGGCAGCGATTTGTCACCGGAGGCTGCCCTGGCGGACTTGCGGCGAATTCAGCGCCACCGTGTGAGCATCAACAATGCCGCGCCCATTGCGGGCGTCTCTTCCATCGTCCAACGCCAGACCGATGTGCTGGCCGCACTGAAGATCAAAAAACCCCAGCAAGACACCCAATTGAGCCTGCTGTAGTGGCAGCCGAGAGTCTTGGCCCATACAAATCAAGCACTTAGCGCGGTTGGTGTCGAACTCGGGGTTGCACCACGTCGCTTTCCTTGCCGAGCTGGTTGTTCGGAAAGTAGTCGATGCGGATCTGCTCGCCCACCGCCTTCTTCAGGTTGGCCTGCATCAGCTGCGACCACGCGAAGTGCGAGGAATTGAGGTCCGCCACGTGCGAGGACGACAGGCGCAGCGCCACCGTCTTTTCCTGTGCGAAGGCGTACGGCGAGAACCCGCCCGTCGTCGCTGCCGCGAGCGACAGGGCGGACGATGACTGGACGAAGCGGCGGCGTGAAATCGAGGTCATTTTCTTGTCTCCTGGATGGGGTCGGGTCGTGTGCCCGTCTTTTGGTGGAACGATTTACTGTATCGATACACAAGAACGCCGGCAATGCCGTTCCGATAGGTGTTTTCCTTCGTAAACGAGGTAAAGAGCGCCGGCCCGGCCGCAAGGGCAGAATGGAAAAACCAAAGGACGCCGCATGACCACCACCCACTCGCCGACACCCGAAGCCGCCCGCGCCTATGCCGTCGAGATGCACGGCGACCAGAAATACGGCGTGCATCCGTACGTGCACCACCTCGACGCCGTCGCCACCCTGCTGCGGCCGTACGGAGAGCAGGCACGGGTCGTCGGCTTCCTGCACGACGTGGTGGAAGACACCGAGGCCACGGTGGCCGACGTGCGTTCGCGCTTCGGCGACCTCGTCGCCCGCTGCGTGGCGCTACTGACCGATGCGCCCGGCGCCAACCGCAAGGAGCGCAAGGCCAAGACCTACGCGGCGCTGGCGCAGGTAACGGGCGATGAAGAACTGGCCCTGGTGGTGAAGGCCGCCGACCGGCTGGCCAACGTGCGCGCCTGCGTGGCTGACGGCCATCGCACGCTGTGGGACACCTATCACGGCGAGCACCCGACCTTCAGGGCGGCTGCGTTCAGGAAGGGGCAATGCGATCCGTTGTGGGTGGAACTGGACGCCCTGCTCTCGCCGGCCTCCGCTCCGGCCGGGTGACACTCAGGGCAGTTGCGCCAGTTCGAAGTGCATGCCATCCGGAGTGCCACTGAAATGGCCGCCCCAGAAGAAGCCCAACCCGTTGGCAATCTGCACGAGTTCGCGAACCGATCCGCGCGCACCCACACCAGGCGGGACATGTCCGCGCGGGTTCTCCGTGGCATTCAGGTCGATCGCGGTACCCCACGCATGATTTGACAGATTCGCCGGGATCGGGTCGGACAGTCCCCGGCGCAGCCGCGCGTTGAACGCGCCTGCGCACGTCAATACCCTGTCCATCAAGCCTGCGTCTTCCCATCGGGAGAACAGGGCCAGGAAGGCAGCCGCGGCCTTGCGGTGGCAACGGATGGTGCCGACCTCGCGCCGGACGTAGTGACTGCTTGCCGCGAAGAGCCCTTTGTCCAGCTGTGGAACATGGAGCTGGACGATGTTCTCCTTCACCCAATCTCCAAGGATCTCGATGTCTTCCGGGCTCCTTGCCGTGGGCGCGTGCCGAAACTCGAACTCACCGAAGAGACGGGTCGTCAGCGCCGCGCTCGGTTGTGGCGGAAGTTCCGCGCGTGGAGGCCACCGCGTCCCCTGCTCCGCGCCCGCGATGATCGGCCCCAGCAGCACCAGCCCCTTGTGCGCCAAGGCGTCGAACGTATCGGCATCAACAAAACCGGTAGGGCCAAGACCCAGGTTCGACTGGAACTTGAGAAGCGCTGTACGGGTATTGGGACCGAAGAGCCCGTCCGGAGAAAGCTCCGCGCCTTGCAGCGACACGAGAAACTCCTGAAGACGCCGAACATCGGCACCTTCGTCGCGGTAATGAAGTTCGTAGTTCATGGTATCTCCCGCATCTCAATCGACCGACTCAAGGAACGCTGCGTGCACAGCCCCGTCCGCCACGCCGTTTCCGTTGATGTCCACGATGGCCCACTCGCCCACGCGCGAAAGAACTTCGACAATGGTTCCCACGGCCAGCAGGCGTTGCACGTCGAAGTCGGTTCCCGGACCACCGCGCAGACGAAGCCCGGAAGTCGCATTCACTCGGAAGCGATTGCCAACGCTGGTCGCAATGCCACCGACGGCCAGCGCAGGCCGAACGGTGTCCAGGTCGTCGAATTGGCCGATGTCATGTGCGTTCCCCTGAACGTCGTCGATATCCACGCCGATCCCGCACAACATGCTGGGCAGTTGCTGGAATAGCGTCCACTTGTTGGTGGCCTTGAAAGCCTTGCTTTCATGGTGGCCCGTGGATTGCGACAGCCACGTGCGTTGGCAAAGATGCTCCGTCAGCAATCCGTCGAGCACAAGGCCGTTGCCATAGGCACCGATGCTGAATTTCTTGGTGAACGTGCCACTCTCGTTCACTTCCTGAATGCCTCTGAAGTGGGGCACGATACGGTCCTTGAATTGCCGCGCGTCGCAATCGAAGTCGACCGCGAAGTAGATGCTCGAACCTGCGGGCTGGCCGATCGTCTCGATGGCATATCTGAAGGCATAGGCCGCATCCTGTCTTCCCTGTGCCGCCGAGAACGAATCGACGCTGGCGCCGCCCGCCTGATGGACGACGGCAATGGATGCACCGGCAGCGATGATGGCTTCGGCCTCTGCCCGGGTCAGGCGTTTCTCGGGCTGCCCGGTTGTTCGAGCGTAGTAGCGAATGATTGTGTTGACGCCGTTTTCTCGGAGACAACCAAGTGCCCTGTTGGTCCTTCGATTCGTGTCGATGATCATTGAAGTCCTTCGGTGGTGAGGTGAATGAATTGCAGACGGGTACTCATGTGGGGCAACGATTGCCCGGTACCGTCATGCTTCCCGGGATCGGATGAATTCCGTGCTTTTCGATCAATGGCTCGACGACCTCGCGCCGAAACGATTCAAGGGCCGCGGCCGAATCCGCCCCAGTCCGCGAAATCTCGATCACGCTCTGCCCGCTCCGCAAGTGCCACTCTTCGGCCCGGAGCTTTCCGGGTTCCGCTTTGCGTTTGAGGCTGAGTCTTGTGGTGATGCTTTCGCAACGCCTGAACTTGGCGCGAAGCGCGGGAGGAACGGTCGGCGGTGCTGGCGACGGATGGCCATCGCACTGAAAGCATCCGACGGTGCTGCGACCTCCGCGGCATAACTGATCTTGAGCCACCCTTGGTGGGATTCCAACGAATCGAGTTTTGGGCGCCCTCGTCATCCGCGACTGCCACCGCGGCGGCCGAGTTGAGCACACTCGTTCCGCAAGCCAGCGTGATGATCCATCTGGTTCGTTGCTTCAAGTCGGCCTCCGTCCTTGGTGCGAGCCATTCTAGGAAGCACTTTTTTCTTCCGCATCCCTCGGACGACGTATTGCGAACCGGCCCGGATTGGCGCAGTAGTTGTGCGAAAGCCGCTAGGTTCCGCGAGACTTCTCGAACATCATCACCCCGTCATCCACCCTGCCGAAGCGCAGGCTCATCAGGTCGCGCGCGTAGTTCTGGTACAGCCGCCACGGTGCGCGCGAGCCCTGCTTCGGAAACTTGCCGATCGAGCGCTGCACGTAGCCTGAAGAAAAATCGAGCCATGGTTCGGCCGCCAGCGCGGGATCGGTATTGCGCGGCATGCACTGGCGCCAGCCGTGCTTGTCCATGTGGTTGAGCAGCCGGCAGACGTACTCGCAGGTCAAGTCGCACTTCAAGGTCCACGAGGCATTCGTGTAGCCGAACGACGACGCGAGGTTGGGCACCTCGCTGTACATCATTCCCTTGTAGTTGAAGGCTGCGGCCAGGTCGACGGGGACGCCGTCGACATCGAGCGCGATGCCGCCGAGCACCTGCAGGTCGAGCCCGGTGGCGGTGACGACGATGTCGGCCTCCAGCTCCTTGCCGGACTCCAGCCGGATGCCGCCCGGCGTGAAACGGTCGATGCGGTCCGTGACCATCGACGCGCGGCCCGCATTGAGGGCAGCGAACAGGTCGCCATCGGGCACGAGGCATATCCGCTGGTCCCAGGGGTTGTAGCGCGGCGTGAAGTGCGTGGCGATGTCGTAGCGCGGCCCCAGCGCCTGGCGCACGCCGCCCAGGATCATCTTCTTGACGCGCTCGGGCTTTCGCCGCGCGAGGCGGAAGAAAAACATGCTCAGCAGCACGTTCTTCCATCGCGTGATGCCGTAGGCCAGCCGATCCGGCAAATGGCGCCGCAACCGGTTGGCAATGAGGTCTTCGGCCGGGCGCGAGACAACGTAGGTGGGCGAGCGCTGCAGCAGCGTGACATGCGCGGCGGTCTTTGCCAGCGCGGGCACCAGCGTCATCGCGGTGGCGCCGCTGCCGATCACGATCACGCGCTTGCCCGCCCAATCCAGGTCGTCGGGCCAGTGCTGCGGATGGACGATGCGGCCGGTGTAGTCGGCCGTGCCCGCGAACTCGGGCGTGTAGCCGGCCGCGTAGTTGTAGTAGCCGCTGCACATGAAGAGGAAGTTGCAGCTCATGCGAAGCGGCTCGCGCCCGGGGCCGTGCTCGATGTCCACCTGCCAGCATGCATCGGGCGTCGACCACGAGGCGTGCACCACGCGATGCCCGAAGCGGATCTTCTTGTCGATGCCATGCGCCTGCGCGGTCTCGCGCACGTACTTCAGGATCGACGGGCCATCGGCAATCGCCTTGGCCTGGGTCCACGGCCGGAACGAATAGCCCAGCGTGTACATGTCGGAGTCCGAGCGGATGCCCGGGTAGCGAAACAGGTCCCAGGTGCCGCCGCTGCGCTCGCGCCCTTCGAGGATCGCGTAGCTGCGGCCGGGGCAACTGGCCTGCAGGTGATAGCCGGCGCCGATGCCGGAGAGGCCGGCGCCGACGATCAAGACATCGACGTGTTCTTCTTGCAGCACCGGAATGTCTCCTTGTTCAAGGTTCCGTGCGACGGATCATCACCCAGGCACTCGCCGCGCTCAACAGCGCCAACCCCGAGCCCAGCAGCATCACCCACCGGAACCCCGCCACGAACGACTCCGCCACGGCCCGCTTGAGCGCCGCCGCCGTGGCCGCGTCCACACCCGGCGGCAGCGTCGCGCCCGCCAGCTTGCTGCGTTCTCCTTCGAGGAACGCCGACACCTGCGCCGACGCACCCAGCTCGCGCAACTGGTCCGCCAGCGTCACGTCGAAGACGCTGGCCATGACCGCGCCGAACACCGCTATCGCCAGCACCGCGGCCGCGCGCGACACCGCGTTGTTCACGCCCGAAGCCACCCCGGCCATCTCCGGCCCGACCGCGTTCATGACGGTGGTGGTGAGTGGCGCGACGGTTACCGCCATGCCAAGGCCCAGCACCACCACGGCGGGCAGGAAGCCGCTCCAATAGCTCGCGCCGACGCCCGGCACCGCGAACAGCGCGAAGCCAACCGCGGCGATGGAAGGCCCGGCGACCAGCGGAATGCGCGACCCGAAGCGGTCGACCAGCTGCCCCGCCCAGCCCGAGAGCGCGAACATGATGAAGATGAACGGCAGCAGCGCCGCGCCCGCCACCGTGGCCGAGTAGCCTTGCACCTGGATCAGGTTGAGCGGAAAGAAATACAGCCCGCCGCCCAGCGCCGCGTAAAGCAGCAACGTGAGCAGGTTGGCGCCGCTGAAGTTGCCGATGCGCAGCAGCCCGAGCGGCAGCATCGGCGAGCGCACCCGACGCTCGGCGACGAAGAAGCCCGCGCTGCCCAGCACGCCGATGGCCAGCGCGGCCAGCACCGCCGGTGCGCGCCAGCCCTGCGTCGGCGCCTCGATGAAGGCATAGACGATGCCGCCCAGCCCGGCGGTGGCCAGCAACGCGCCCCACACGTCGAGCCCGCCGGCGGCCGAGGCGCCACGGCTTTCCGGCACGTGACGCCACACGATCCACAGCACCAGCAGCGCCATCGGCAGGTTGATGAGAAAGGCCCAGGTCCACGAGAAGTGATCGACCAGGAAGCCGCCGAGCACAGGCCCTACCGCCGCCGTGATGCCGCTGAAGCCCGACCAGGTGCCGATGGCCTTGCCGCGTTCCTTTTCAGGAAAGGCGGCGCTGATGAGCGCGAGGCTGCCCGGCACCAGCAGCGCGCCACCGATGCCCTGCACCGCCCGCGCCGCGATGAGCTGCTGCACGCTGCCCGCGAGCGCACAGGCCACGGAAGACAGGGCGAAGAGCCCGACACCGATCGCGAAGATACGGCGCCGGCCGTAAAGGTCGCCCAGAGCGCCGCCCACCAAAAGCAGCGCGGCCAGCAGCAAGGCATAGGACTCGACCACCCACTGTGCCTGGAAGGCGGTGGCATGCAGGTCGGACTGGATGGCCGGCAGCGCGACATTGACCACGGTGCCGTCGATGAACGCCATGCTGGAGCCGACGATGGCGGCGGCCAGCACCCAGGGCTTGGAGGCTTCGGGGCAGGCGCTTTCCTGCGCTCCGGCGCCGTGCAGGATCAGCGTGTCGTCGCAGGGCGCCTTGCCGATCTGTGCCATGGGGTCTCCTTTCTTGCTCCCTCCCCCGCTGGGGGAAGGTTGGGATGGGGCTGCTCCGGCACGATACGCCATGTTGTTCCGGCGCCGTCGTGCCCCCACCCCTGCCCTCCCCCAGAGGGGGAGGGAGAAAGGCATCGTCAGGTCGCGCAGGTGGTGGCTGACGGATTCGCGCGCGCCGCGTCCACGCTGCGCGCCATGGCCGCGGCGGCGGCTGCGGTCACGCGCTGCGCACCGCGCGCCACCGCGTCCATGCCGCTGCCCACGGCCTCGCCGAGGTTCAGCTGGCACACCAGCGTGCGCGCCTCGTCCGAGCGCCGCAGGGTCCAGCTGAAGCCGGCGTCCACACGCCCGCCGTCGACGGCGTCGAACTGCTGCAGCTGCACCGCGATGCGCCACACCGGCTGCGATGTCTGCCGGCCGCCCTTGGTCACGTCGAGCGCGCCGAGCCGCCCGGCGATGCCGCTGGCCAGCGCGTCGCGCAGCTCGTTCTCGAAGGACGAGGCCCAGCGGTGCTGCTCCAGCACCTCGACCTGCACGCTGCCGTTGGGCTGGCGCACCACCATCTGCGGGCGCGCGAAGCGCTCGGGCACGGCCACCGGCGCCAGCTCGATGTACAGCGGCGCGGCGCCGCCCAGCGTCGAGGGCGCGGCATCGGCGGCGGCCACCGGGCTTGCCAGCGTGTAGTAGTTGTCGGGCTTGCTGGCACAGCCTGCAAGCAGGGCCGCCAGTGCGGGCGCCAACGCGATGAATGCAAGTTTCAGCTTCATTTCTTGTCGTCCGGTTTGCCGCGCAGCAGCGATTCTGGGTGGCGCTCGAGGTAGTCGGTCAGCACGCGCACCGAGCCGGCCGCGCGCGTCAGTTCGCGCAGCGTCTGGCGCATGTCCTGCTGCAGCGGCGAGTCGTCGGCCAGCGTGCGCTCGGCCGTGTTGACGGTCTTGCGCACGTCCTTCATGGCCGCCGCCAGCTCGGGCGTGACGTCGCTGTTGATGCGGTTCACGGTCTGCTCCGTGGCGGTGAGCGTCTTGTTGAGCGTGGCGAGCGTGGTGCGCAGGTCGCCCGCGATCTGCTCGTAGGGCACCTTGTTGAGCTTGGTCGCGATTTCCTGCACCTGCGACTGGATCTCGTCGAGGCTGTTGGCCACCGTGGGCAGCTCGATCGGGTTCTTCGTCACATCGATCTTGGCCGCGGGCGCCTTCGGGAAGAAGTCGAGCGCCACGTAGACCTGGCCGGTCAGCAGATTGCCGTTGCGCAACTGGGCGCGCAGCCCCTTTTCCGCCAGGAAGCGCAAGCGCTCCTGCTGGGTGGAGCGCGACTCTGTGGCCTCGGCACTGCCGCTGCGGCGGCGCAGACGGTCGGGGTAGACCTGCACCAGCACCGGCATGCGGAACTCGCGCTCGGCGCGGTCGAATTCGACGCCGATCGACTTGACCTCGCCGATCACCACGCCGCGGAAGTCGACCGGCGCGCCCGGCGTCAGGCCGCGCAGCGACTGATTGAAGTACATCAGCAGCGTCTGCGAGGGGCCGTCGGGCTCCTTCATGGCCGTGGCCTCGTCCTGCGCCAGCGTGAACGAGGCGTTGGCCTTGGCCAGCGGGCCCATCGCGTCCTCGGGCGCCTGGAAGGCGATGCCGCCCAGCAGGATGGTCGCGAGCGACTGCGTGCGCAGCGTGAAGCCGCTGGCGCTGAGCTGCGCGTCGATGCCGCTGGCCTGCCAGAAGCGCGTGTTCATGCCGACGAACTTGTCGTACGGCGCATTGACGAACACGCGGATCGTCACGCCGCGCCCGTCGCCGTCGAGCTCGTAGGCCGCCACCTGCCCGACCTTGACGCGCCGGAAGTACACGGGCGAGCCCACGTCGAGCGAGCCCACGTCGTTGGCGCGCAGAAGAAACTGCTGGCCCGAGTCGT
This region includes:
- a CDS encoding glycoside hydrolase domain-containing protein, with the protein product MIIDTNRRTNRALGCLRENGVNTIIRYYARTTGQPEKRLTRAEAEAIIAAGASIAVVHQAGGASVDSFSAAQGRQDAAYAFRYAIETIGQPAGSSIYFAVDFDCDARQFKDRIVPHFRGIQEVNESGTFTKKFSIGAYGNGLVLDGLLTEHLCQRTWLSQSTGHHESKAFKATNKWTLFQQLPSMLCGIGVDIDDVQGNAHDIGQFDDLDTVRPALAVGGIATSVGNRFRVNATSGLRLRGGPGTDFDVQRLLAVGTIVEVLSRVGEWAIVDINGNGVADGAVHAAFLESVD
- a CDS encoding HD domain-containing protein produces the protein MTTTHSPTPEAARAYAVEMHGDQKYGVHPYVHHLDAVATLLRPYGEQARVVGFLHDVVEDTEATVADVRSRFGDLVARCVALLTDAPGANRKERKAKTYAALAQVTGDEELALVVKAADRLANVRACVADGHRTLWDTYHGEHPTFRAAAFRKGQCDPLWVELDALLSPASAPAG
- a CDS encoding IS1634 family transposase translates to MFIKLTRSGGHTYAQLVESFRDEHGKPRQRTLATIGRVDETDGQVDSLLGGLLRAKGRSLSETSVPQVRFESALALGDVWALDQLWHELGFDGLAAVFRRARFTNPIEHALRVMVFNRLCDPDSKLGVLRWLQTVSMPGIDAEALTHQQLLRSMDALMDHQDAVDECVAGLLRPLIDEDLSVVFYDLTTIRAQGLSQQEGDVRRYGMSKEGMVVRQFMLGVVQTADGMPIYHEVFAGNTAEAPTLEPTLKKVMARYPHIRRLVVVADRGLLSLDNIEALSELRLSGGASGSTDQALEFILAVPGRRYGEFADILEPINARARARASEQETTEETIDEAQWQGLRLVAAHNPQQAAEQTASRQARIDQLRQRADQLVGKLDSQDAGKAHRGRKLSDAGVTARFFHEVSEAHLKRIIKVDLHADLFTYDIDQAALARAQAMDGKLLLVTNVADLTPKEVVQRYKALADIERGFRVLKSEIEIAPVFHRLPERIKAHASICMLALILYRVMRQRLKMSGSDLSPEAALADLRRIQRHRVSINNAAPIAGVSSIVQRQTDVLAALKIKKPQQDTQLSLL
- a CDS encoding MFS transporter, giving the protein MAQIGKAPCDDTLILHGAGAQESACPEASKPWVLAAAIVGSSMAFIDGTVVNVALPAIQSDLHATAFQAQWVVESYALLLAALLLVGGALGDLYGRRRIFAIGVGLFALSSVACALAGSVQQLIAARAVQGIGGALLVPGSLALISAAFPEKERGKAIGTWSGFSGITAAVGPVLGGFLVDHFSWTWAFLINLPMALLVLWIVWRHVPESRGASAAGGLDVWGALLATAGLGGIVYAFIEAPTQGWRAPAVLAALAIGVLGSAGFFVAERRVRSPMLPLGLLRIGNFSGANLLTLLLYAALGGGLYFFPLNLIQVQGYSATVAGAALLPFIFIMFALSGWAGQLVDRFGSRIPLVAGPSIAAVGFALFAVPGVGASYWSGFLPAVVVLGLGMAVTVAPLTTTVMNAVGPEMAGVASGVNNAVSRAAAVLAIAVFGAVMASVFDVTLADQLRELGASAQVSAFLEGERSKLAGATLPPGVDAATAAALKRAVAESFVAGFRWVMLLGSGLALLSAASAWVMIRRTEP
- a CDS encoding M15 family metallopeptidase gives rise to the protein MNYELHYRDEGADVRRLQEFLVSLQGAELSPDGLFGPNTRTALLKFQSNLGLGPTGFVDADTFDALAHKGLVLLGPIIAGAEQGTRWPPRAELPPQPSAALTTRLFGEFEFRHAPTARSPEDIEILGDWVKENIVQLHVPQLDKGLFAASSHYVRREVGTIRCHRKAAAAFLALFSRWEDAGLMDRVLTCAGAFNARLRRGLSDPIPANLSNHAWGTAIDLNATENPRGHVPPGVGARGSVRELVQIANGLGFFWGGHFSGTPDGMHFELAQLP
- a CDS encoding intermembrane transport protein PqiB, with protein sequence MSEPEQPQDKPAPSPALPRPRVVRRREWLPSLIWLIPIVAALVGITLVARILMERGPEVVLTFKTAEGLEAGKTAVKYKDVQIGLVTHLRLARDRSHVRVLVQFNKDAESFTASDSRFWVVRPRLDTSGISGLNTLLSGAYIGADAGVSKETSGEFTGLETPPIVTRDDSGQQFLLRANDVGSLDVGSPVYFRRVKVGQVAAYELDGDGRGVTIRVFVNAPYDKFVGMNTRFWQASGIDAQLSASGFTLRTQSLATILLGGIAFQAPEDAMGPLAKANASFTLAQDEATAMKEPDGPSQTLLMYFNQSLRGLTPGAPVDFRGVVIGEVKSIGVEFDRAEREFRMPVLVQVYPDRLRRRSGSAEATESRSTQQERLRFLAEKGLRAQLRNGNLLTGQVYVALDFFPKAPAAKIDVTKNPIELPTVANSLDEIQSQVQEIATKLNKVPYEQIAGDLRTTLATLNKTLTATEQTVNRINSDVTPELAAAMKDVRKTVNTAERTLADDSPLQQDMRQTLRELTRAAGSVRVLTDYLERHPESLLRGKPDDKK
- a CDS encoding flavin-containing monooxygenase — its product is MPVLQEEHVDVLIVGAGLSGIGAGYHLQASCPGRSYAILEGRERSGGTWDLFRYPGIRSDSDMYTLGYSFRPWTQAKAIADGPSILKYVRETAQAHGIDKKIRFGHRVVHASWSTPDACWQVDIEHGPGREPLRMSCNFLFMCSGYYNYAAGYTPEFAGTADYTGRIVHPQHWPDDLDWAGKRVIVIGSGATAMTLVPALAKTAAHVTLLQRSPTYVVSRPAEDLIANRLRRHLPDRLAYGITRWKNVLLSMFFFRLARRKPERVKKMILGGVRQALGPRYDIATHFTPRYNPWDQRICLVPDGDLFAALNAGRASMVTDRIDRFTPGGIRLESGKELEADIVVTATGLDLQVLGGIALDVDGVPVDLAAAFNYKGMMYSEVPNLASSFGYTNASWTLKCDLTCEYVCRLLNHMDKHGWRQCMPRNTDPALAAEPWLDFSSGYVQRSIGKFPKQGSRAPWRLYQNYARDLMSLRFGRVDDGVMMFEKSRGT
- a CDS encoding PqiC family protein, which produces MKLKLAFIALAPALAALLAGCASKPDNYYTLASPVAAADAAPSTLGGAAPLYIELAPVAVPERFARPQMVVRQPNGSVQVEVLEQHRWASSFENELRDALASGIAGRLGALDVTKGGRQTSQPVWRIAVQLQQFDAVDGGRVDAGFSWTLRRSDEARTLVCQLNLGEAVGSGMDAVARGAQRVTAAAAAAMARSVDAARANPSATTCAT